A genomic stretch from Syntrophaceae bacterium includes:
- the frr gene encoding ribosome recycling factor, which translates to MKEKVFATLKEDMDRSIGALEKSFSKVRTGRASLALLDGIKVDYYGVPTPLNQVANLSIPESRMILISPWDISVIGAIEKAIQKADIGLTPTNDGKLVRLAIPALTEERRKELVKVVKKMTEESKVKLRNARRDANEEFKTLKKDNKISEDEMFTQQEEVKKRMDKAIEKVDDLLAAKEKEIMEI; encoded by the coding sequence ATGAAAGAAAAGGTATTTGCCACGCTGAAGGAAGATATGGACCGGTCTATCGGAGCCTTGGAGAAGTCGTTCAGCAAGGTTCGAACGGGACGTGCCTCCCTGGCGCTCCTGGACGGGATCAAGGTCGATTACTACGGGGTGCCCACGCCGCTGAACCAGGTGGCCAACCTTTCGATTCCGGAGAGCCGGATGATCCTGATTTCCCCCTGGGACATCAGCGTCATCGGCGCTATCGAAAAGGCGATCCAGAAGGCGGACATCGGCCTTACCCCCACCAATGACGGCAAACTGGTGCGTCTGGCCATTCCGGCACTTACGGAAGAGCGCCGGAAGGAGCTGGTCAAGGTCGTCAAGAAGATGACCGAGGAAAGCAAGGTCAAGCTGCGGAACGCACGCCGCGACGCCAACGAGGAGTTCAAGACCCTGAAGAAGGACAACAAGATCTCCGAGGACGAGATGTTCACGCAGCAGGAGGAAGTGAAGAAGCGAATGGACAAGGCCATCGAGAAAGTGGATGACCTTCTGGCGGCGAAAGAGAAGGAGATCATGGAAATCTGA
- a CDS encoding isoprenyl transferase codes for MDGNGRWAKKHALGRIAGHRKGAEAVRTTVRTCRQIGIQYLTLYAFSVENWMRPAREVSALMDLLVDYLQSESRELQEQGIRLQTIGNTAALREPVKRFLRETMEATKENREMVLILALSYGGRDEILEAVRAMAGKCATGLLAPEDIARETFEEHLQTTGIPDPDLLIRTSGEFRISNFLLWQMAYTEFFFTDVLWPDFDRNELLKAITAYQQRERRFGLTSEQL; via the coding sequence ATGGACGGCAATGGGCGCTGGGCGAAAAAGCATGCCCTGGGAAGAATCGCCGGCCACCGGAAGGGGGCCGAGGCCGTCCGGACGACCGTGCGGACCTGCAGACAGATCGGCATTCAATACCTGACGCTGTACGCCTTTTCGGTGGAGAACTGGATGCGGCCGGCCCGGGAGGTATCGGCCCTGATGGACCTGCTGGTCGACTATCTACAGTCCGAGTCCCGGGAGCTTCAGGAGCAGGGGATCCGCCTGCAGACGATTGGAAACACCGCGGCGCTCCGGGAACCGGTGAAGCGTTTTCTCCGGGAGACGATGGAAGCCACGAAGGAGAACCGGGAGATGGTCCTGATCCTGGCGCTGAGCTACGGAGGCCGGGACGAGATTCTCGAAGCGGTGCGGGCCATGGCCGGAAAATGCGCGACCGGACTCCTTGCTCCTGAGGACATAGCAAGGGAAACGTTCGAGGAACACCTCCAGACCACCGGAATTCCCGATCCGGACCTGCTCATCCGGACGAGTGGAGAATTCCGGATCAGCAATTTTCTCCTCTGGCAGATGGCCTATACGGAGTTCTTCTTTACCGACGTCCTGTGGCCCGATTTCGATCGCAACGAGCTCCTGAAGGCTATTACCGCCTATCAGCAGCGGGAGAGAAGGTTCGGGTTGACGTCCGAACAACTCTAA